A single Bacteroidota bacterium DNA region contains:
- a CDS encoding S8 family peptidase produces the protein MKQLFTFFLFANCQLLIADCCFAQPTKYWIQFTDRNNTPYSISNPSQYLSARAIQRRANQSIPVVQNDLPVNANYIDSVASVPNVTVLNREKWFNAITIQTSDTNAVNTILAFPFVKKTQAVQRHIKTNDELRMTNYELDNRNNKFPFYHPVIQPSNHPVIEPSNHPAIQSSNLPILQSSSSYNYGLSFNQVNMLGGVCMHNMGFDGKGVVIAILDVGFQHYDSAAAFDSIRANKQVLGYWNFVNRDSSFYSVAGDVHGAWCLSLMAGNIPGQLVGTAPKAKYWLLVTEYGPSENIIEEDNWVSGAEFADSAGADVLSTSLGYTQFDDSTVNHTYADMNGHTARISIASAIAASKGMVPVCAAGNSGWSPWHFIGAPADADSTLAVGAVDSMSNYVGFSSKGPSYDGRVKPNVAAQGDHPYTTDLAGGTYNSFSGTSFACPLTAGMTACLWQAHTAKTSMEIYNAIQQSASHYTTPDTLTGYGIPDFCKAHQILTSVPENFSDENIFVFPNPSADGRFTVQSSGLNVQGLEIYNVLGEKVTRSVIPNTVRNLTIDISNQPGGVYVLKAIAGNKNYLLKLVKY, from the coding sequence ATGAAACAGTTATTTACTTTTTTTCTTTTTGCCAACTGCCAACTGCTGATTGCCGACTGCTGTTTCGCCCAGCCCACCAAATACTGGATTCAGTTTACCGATAGGAATAATACGCCTTACAGCATTTCAAACCCTTCGCAATATCTTTCTGCGCGCGCCATTCAGCGCAGGGCGAATCAAAGCATTCCCGTTGTGCAGAATGATTTGCCGGTGAATGCAAATTATATTGACAGCGTTGCCAGCGTTCCGAACGTAACCGTTCTCAACCGCGAAAAATGGTTCAACGCCATTACCATTCAAACCAGCGATACCAATGCGGTGAATACCATCCTGGCGTTTCCGTTTGTAAAGAAAACACAGGCGGTGCAGCGGCACATCAAAACAAATGACGAATTACGAATGACGAATTATGAATTAGATAATCGCAACAACAAGTTTCCTTTTTATCATCCAGTCATCCAGCCATCTAACCATCCGGTTATCGAACCATCCAACCATCCAGCCATCCAGTCATCCAATCTTCCAATCCTCCAATCCTCCTCTTCCTACAATTATGGTTTATCCTTCAACCAGGTGAACATGCTTGGAGGCGTGTGCATGCATAACATGGGCTTTGACGGCAAGGGAGTGGTGATTGCCATTCTCGATGTGGGCTTTCAGCATTATGATTCTGCCGCTGCGTTTGATTCCATCCGCGCCAACAAGCAGGTGCTCGGCTACTGGAATTTTGTGAACCGCGATTCTTCTTTTTATTCCGTTGCCGGAGATGTGCACGGTGCGTGGTGCCTTTCGCTCATGGCGGGAAACATTCCCGGACAATTAGTCGGCACGGCTCCCAAGGCAAAGTATTGGCTGTTGGTTACCGAATACGGTCCTTCAGAAAATATTATTGAAGAAGATAACTGGGTGAGCGGTGCGGAATTTGCCGACAGCGCGGGCGCAGATGTTCTTTCCACTTCGCTCGGCTATACGCAGTTTGACGACAGCACCGTGAATCATACGTATGCCGATATGAACGGGCACACCGCGCGCATTTCCATTGCCAGCGCCATTGCCGCAAGCAAGGGAATGGTTCCGGTTTGCGCGGCAGGAAATTCAGGTTGGAGTCCCTGGCATTTTATTGGCGCGCCTGCCGATGCCGACAGCACTCTTGCCGTGGGCGCGGTGGATTCCATGAGCAATTATGTCGGCTTCAGTTCAAAAGGTCCTTCATACGATGGAAGAGTGAAACCCAATGTTGCCGCGCAGGGCGATCATCCGTACACGACAGACCTTGCGGGAGGAACGTATAATTCTTTCAGCGGAACTTCTTTTGCCTGCCCGCTCACTGCGGGAATGACGGCTTGTTTGTGGCAGGCGCATACGGCAAAAACATCTATGGAAATTTACAATGCCATTCAGCAAAGCGCCAGCCATTATACAACTCCCGATACGCTGACGGGCTATGGCATTCCTGATTTCTGCAAAGCGCATCAGATTCTTACTTCGGTGCCCGAAAATTTTTCCGATGAAAATATTTTTGTGTTTCCGAATCCATCGGCTGACGGAAGGTTCACCGTTCAGAGTTCAGGGTTGAATGTTCAGGGTTTGGAAATTTACAATGTGTTGGGAGAAAAAGTGACACGAAGTGTCATTCCGAACACAGTGAGGAATCTCACCATTGATATTTCAAATCAGCCCGGAGGTGTTTATGTGCTGAAAGCAATTGCCGGGAATAAAAATTATTTGCTGAAACTTGTAAAGTATTAA
- a CDS encoding patatin-like phospholipase family protein yields the protein MSFSQKVGVVLSGGGASGLAHIGVLKALEENNIPVDYISGTSIGAFVGAMYATGLSPKQMEEIVQTDEFNNWVYGNIDKKYIYYFKKKEDNASWITLKLALDTSLETNLPTNIVSPAALDFSLMEGMAPASAAAKYNFDSLFIPFRCVAADIETKTTVLFKNGDLGEAVRASISYPFYLKPLKVDGKLLFDGGIYNNFPSDVMYEQCFPDIIIGSNVSGAVPPPDEDNLLSQLKAMLINRSKMDIQCPNGILIEPQTTISTFDFGNPKAMIDSGYAATLRKIDTIKTRITRRANTEELSDKRKKFIGKKPPLVFGDIYIEGLKKGQTKYVHGVLRKRGKSLPLEKFKPAYFRLEEDDKIKQIYPQAKFNPKNNNYDLFLKVKKEKDIVAEVGGNISNRPISEVFAGFEYKYLGNFGIRLMANGYFGKLYTSAQVNTRLDFPFSVPFYLEPELAFNRWDFYKSSNLFFEDVKPAYLIQNDQHAYLNLGMPVSNKDKLIIGGGIGSTSDNYYQTQFFTSKDTPDVTTFDMATAHLMLERNTLNRKQYATQGTYFGIKTRYIQGEEFTQPGSTSSLNPSRRIHQWVQFKMIYDKYYKQRGTLRMGIYFESAYSTQPRFNNYTASLLASPAFQPLAECKTLFQPNFRAHSYAAAGLKNIITIKNRIDFRVEGYIYQPYQQIDTVGNQQIYTVPFLRRYFMGTAALVGHTPIGPIAFSVNYYHGEKQPFTFLFHFGYIIFNKKSTD from the coding sequence TTGTCATTTTCCCAGAAGGTAGGGGTTGTACTCAGTGGCGGTGGCGCAAGCGGGCTCGCGCACATTGGAGTTTTGAAAGCGCTGGAAGAAAATAATATTCCGGTGGATTACATCAGCGGAACTTCCATTGGAGCTTTTGTGGGAGCTATGTATGCAACCGGATTATCTCCGAAACAAATGGAAGAAATTGTTCAGACAGATGAATTCAATAATTGGGTGTATGGCAACATTGATAAAAAATATATTTACTATTTCAAAAAGAAAGAAGACAACGCTTCGTGGATTACGCTGAAACTTGCGCTCGATACTTCACTTGAAACAAATCTTCCCACCAATATTGTTTCACCTGCCGCCCTTGATTTTTCCCTGATGGAAGGAATGGCTCCCGCCAGCGCTGCGGCAAAATATAATTTCGATTCGCTCTTCATTCCTTTTCGCTGCGTGGCGGCTGACATTGAAACAAAAACCACCGTCTTATTTAAGAATGGTGATTTGGGCGAAGCCGTGCGCGCTTCCATTTCCTATCCTTTTTATCTCAAGCCGCTCAAAGTAGATGGCAAACTTCTTTTTGACGGAGGCATCTACAATAATTTTCCTTCCGATGTGATGTACGAGCAATGCTTCCCCGACATTATTATAGGCAGCAATGTTTCAGGCGCAGTTCCGCCTCCTGATGAAGACAATCTTCTCTCGCAACTAAAAGCCATGCTGATTAACCGTTCGAAAATGGACATTCAATGCCCGAACGGAATTCTCATTGAGCCCCAAACAACTATTTCAACATTTGATTTCGGAAATCCAAAAGCAATGATTGACAGCGGATATGCTGCAACACTCCGAAAAATAGATACAATTAAAACAAGAATTACCCGAAGAGCGAATACGGAAGAACTTTCTGATAAAAGAAAAAAATTCATAGGAAAAAAACCTCCGCTCGTGTTTGGAGACATTTATATTGAAGGATTAAAAAAGGGCCAGACAAAATATGTGCACGGAGTATTGCGGAAGCGGGGGAAATCTCTTCCGCTGGAAAAATTCAAGCCCGCTTACTTCCGGCTGGAAGAAGATGACAAGATAAAACAAATTTACCCGCAGGCAAAGTTCAATCCGAAAAATAACAACTACGATTTATTTCTGAAAGTGAAAAAGGAAAAAGATATTGTTGCCGAAGTGGGAGGCAACATTTCCAACCGCCCCATTTCAGAAGTGTTTGCCGGCTTTGAATATAAATACCTCGGTAACTTCGGAATCCGGTTGATGGCAAACGGATACTTCGGAAAACTTTACACCTCTGCGCAGGTAAACACCCGTTTGGATTTTCCTTTTTCCGTGCCGTTTTATCTTGAGCCCGAACTTGCATTCAACCGCTGGGATTTTTACAAGAGCAGCAATTTATTTTTTGAAGACGTGAAGCCCGCCTACCTCATTCAGAATGACCAGCACGCTTATTTGAATTTGGGAATGCCCGTAAGCAACAAAGACAAATTAATTATCGGGGGAGGAATCGGAAGCACTTCCGACAATTATTATCAGACACAATTTTTTACTTCGAAAGATACGCCCGATGTTACCACTTTTGACATGGCTACCGCGCATCTTATGCTGGAACGAAACACACTCAACCGAAAACAGTACGCCACGCAGGGAACGTATTTCGGAATTAAAACGCGCTACATTCAGGGCGAAGAATTCACGCAGCCGGGTTCTACCTCTTCATTAAATCCCTCACGAAGAATTCACCAATGGGTGCAGTTCAAAATGATTTATGATAAATATTACAAGCAGCGCGGCACGCTGAGAATGGGAATTTATTTTGAAAGCGCCTACTCCACACAGCCGCGTTTTAATAATTATACTGCCAGTTTGCTTGCTTCGCCTGCGTTTCAGCCATTGGCGGAATGCAAAACACTTTTTCAGCCAAACTTCCGCGCCCACTCTTACGCGGCAGCCGGATTAAAAAACATTATCACTATAAAAAACAGAATTGATTTCAGAGTGGAAGGATATATTTATCAACCTTACCAGCAAATTGACACCGTGGGCAATCAGCAAATTTATACTGTGCCTTTTCTGCGGAGGTATTTTATGGGAACTGCCGCGCTGGTCGGGCATACACCCATCGGTCCCATTGCATTCAGCGTAAATTATTATCATGGAGAAAAGCAGCCGTTCACTTTTCTTTTTCATTTCGGATACATCATCTTTAATAAAAAATCTACCGATTGA
- a CDS encoding ABC transporter substrate-binding protein produces MKFRDQIGNEISIEKIPSKIISIVPSQSELLSDLGLEEEVVAITKYCVHPKNWFDTKIKIGGTKKLNIEKIKELKPDLIIGNKEENEKSQIQELQKHFPVWISDIKNLEQALEMIEAIGKMTGKEKRALDIQNNIREQFSLFKLQTSNFSVRSPSDKLLTSKVLYLIWKKPFITAGKETFINHLLEMCGLSNVVTRTRYPEISAEEIQKLNPELIFLSSEPYPFRQKHIEEFQSLCPKGKIVLVDGEMFSWYGTRLLYAPSYFERLLKNL; encoded by the coding sequence ATGAAATTCCGAGACCAGATTGGCAACGAAATTTCCATAGAAAAAATTCCTTCTAAAATAATTTCCATCGTTCCCTCGCAATCTGAATTACTTTCCGATTTAGGATTGGAGGAAGAAGTTGTTGCAATTACCAAATATTGTGTTCATCCGAAAAACTGGTTTGATACAAAAATAAAAATCGGAGGAACGAAAAAATTAAATATTGAAAAGATAAAAGAACTGAAACCCGATTTGATTATCGGCAACAAAGAAGAGAATGAAAAATCACAAATACAGGAACTGCAAAAACATTTTCCGGTTTGGATTAGCGATATAAAAAATTTAGAACAAGCATTAGAGATGATAGAAGCAATCGGCAAGATGACAGGAAAAGAAAAGCGTGCGCTCGATATTCAAAACAACATCCGCGAGCAGTTCTCGCTGTTTAAACTTCAGACATCAAACTTCTCCGTAAGGAGTCCTTCGGATAAACTTCTAACTTCAAAAGTTCTTTACCTGATTTGGAAAAAACCATTTATTACAGCAGGAAAAGAAACTTTTATCAATCACTTGCTGGAGATGTGCGGGCTCAGTAATGTTGTAACACGCACTCGCTATCCGGAGATTTCCGCAGAAGAAATTCAGAAACTGAATCCGGAATTAATTTTTCTTTCTTCCGAACCCTATCCTTTCCGCCAGAAACATATAGAAGAATTTCAATCGCTCTGCCCGAAGGGAAAAATAGTTTTAGTGGATGGCGAAATGTTTTCGTGGTACGGCACACGCTTGCTTTATGCGCCCTCCTATTTCGAGCGCTTGCTGAAAAATCTTTAG
- the fsa gene encoding fructose-6-phosphate aldolase, with product MKFFIDTANLEQIKEAQALGVLDGVTTNPSLMAKEGIKGEKNILKHYVDICKHVTGDVSAEVISTDYNGIIKEGEALAKLHKQIVVKVPMIKEGVKAIKQFSEKGIKTNCTLVFTAGQALLAAKAGATYVSPFIGRLDDVGYDGVELIAQIRLIYDNYGYKTQILAASIRHVMHIIKCAEVGADVATCPLSAIIGLLKHPLTDNGLAQFLADHKKVNG from the coding sequence ATGAAATTTTTCATTGACACCGCCAACCTCGAACAAATAAAAGAAGCACAAGCCCTCGGAGTGCTCGATGGAGTTACCACCAATCCTTCGCTCATGGCGAAAGAAGGAATCAAAGGAGAAAAAAATATTTTAAAACATTACGTGGACATCTGCAAGCACGTTACGGGCGATGTGAGCGCGGAAGTTATTTCCACCGATTACAACGGAATCATTAAAGAAGGCGAAGCGCTGGCAAAACTTCACAAGCAGATTGTGGTGAAAGTCCCGATGATTAAAGAAGGAGTGAAAGCAATAAAACAATTTTCTGAAAAAGGAATTAAAACCAACTGCACGCTCGTGTTCACTGCCGGACAGGCGCTGCTTGCCGCGAAAGCCGGAGCCACTTATGTTTCTCCTTTCATAGGAAGATTGGACGATGTGGGTTACGATGGCGTTGAACTCATAGCCCAGATACGTTTGATTTACGATAACTACGGATACAAAACACAAATTCTTGCCGCGAGCATTCGCCATGTGATGCACATTATCAAGTGCGCGGAAGTGGGAGCCGATGTCGCCACTTGCCCGCTCAGCGCAATCATCGGATTATTAAAACACCCGCTCACAGATAACGGCTTGGCACAATTTTTAGCAGACCATAAGAAAGTGAATGGTTAA
- the tsaD gene encoding tRNA (adenosine(37)-N6)-threonylcarbamoyltransferase complex transferase subunit TsaD — MEDWKIGRLEKKKPVIILGIESSCDETSAAVTSNCTILANLIANQKIHELYGGVVPELASRAHQKNIVPVVDEALKQAGIKKEELNAIAFTRGPGLIGSLLVGSSFAKAMALSLNIPLIEVNHMQAHVLAHFVGSNSKSQISNPKFPFLCLTVSGGHTQIILAKDFLDMKIIGETVDDAAGEAFDKAAKILGLPYPGGPLIDKYAQHGKPIFKFPEPNIPDLNFSFSGLKTSILYFVRDELKKDKSFIEKNLNNLCASIQSTIIKILIDKLISASKQTGIKEIAIAGGVAANSGLRNAIIEAGKKFHWNTYIPPFEFCTDNAAMIAVAGYFKYLKGEFAEQNVAASARYKF, encoded by the coding sequence ATGGAAGATTGGAAGATTGGAAGGTTGGAGAAGAAAAAACCAGTAATCATTCTTGGAATTGAATCTTCCTGTGATGAAACTTCCGCAGCGGTAACGAGCAACTGCACTATTCTTGCCAATCTCATAGCGAATCAGAAAATTCATGAACTCTACGGTGGAGTTGTTCCTGAACTTGCATCGCGCGCACATCAGAAAAATATTGTTCCGGTTGTTGACGAAGCACTGAAGCAAGCCGGAATAAAAAAAGAAGAACTCAATGCAATTGCTTTCACGCGAGGACCGGGATTGATTGGCTCTCTTCTTGTCGGTTCCTCCTTTGCAAAAGCAATGGCGCTTTCATTAAATATTCCGCTCATTGAAGTCAATCACATGCAGGCGCACGTGCTTGCTCACTTCGTGGGCTCAAATTCCAAGTCCCAAATCTCAAATCCCAAGTTTCCATTCTTATGTTTAACCGTAAGCGGAGGACATACACAAATTATTTTGGCAAAAGATTTTTTAGATATGAAAATCATAGGGGAAACGGTGGATGATGCAGCAGGAGAAGCATTCGATAAGGCAGCAAAAATTTTGGGGCTTCCCTACCCTGGCGGGCCGCTGATTGATAAATATGCGCAGCATGGAAAACCTATCTTCAAATTTCCTGAGCCAAATATTCCTGATTTGAATTTTTCGTTCAGCGGATTGAAAACTTCCATTCTTTATTTTGTAAGAGATGAATTAAAAAAAGATAAAAGTTTCATAGAGAAAAACCTGAACAACCTCTGCGCTTCTATTCAATCTACGATTATAAAAATTTTAATTGATAAATTAATTTCTGCTTCCAAACAAACAGGAATAAAAGAAATTGCAATTGCAGGAGGAGTTGCTGCAAATTCAGGACTAAGAAATGCAATTATAGAAGCCGGAAAAAAATTCCATTGGAACACTTACATTCCTCCTTTTGAATTTTGCACCGACAATGCCGCTATGATTGCCGTTGCCGGTTATTTTAAATATTTGAAAGGAGAATTTGCAGAGCAGAATGTGGCTGCAAGTGCGAGGTATAAATTTTAG
- a CDS encoding translocation/assembly module TamB domain-containing protein has product MKSKVIKKIFRFFLWFIGILLLVFVSFYFALRSPEFQTWATNRIGGYFSGKWKTTVRVEGVSVELWKKIVLEGVYVEDQHRDTLLYAEKLKLDIGNFNSDSNTIFVNNVIFKNATVKLKKYIGDSALNLQFIIDEFTSKDTTKKEKQKWNIGIGGIALDNIHFAYKTEEDTSYAKGINFSDLRANSIYGKISDIKFDADTIRCNIREFSLEEKSGFVLKDLYTEASISSVKLNLEHTKIFTNNSQVTANVFFSYNHYDDFNHFIDSIKIKSQFNSSNIEMADIAYFAHDLFGMKKRIFFNGKVSGRVSDLKGKNILLAIGDETSFMGNFTMTGLPDINQTFMSFDAKELRTSKEGIEKIPLPPFNENHSIGLPSNVSLFGTIKFKGNFSGFYNDFVTYGTFNTALGQISTDLSMKNDSASGLPIYHGKFSCYNFNLGKFFESEKYIGIVSMNVNLNGKGLQKENTNLTMDGKVSSIGLNGYDYKNIDVKGKFAKRNFDGMLSVMDENLILDFNGNMDFSKSPTRINFISEIKRANLNKINILKQEEYAGITAKINVEAVGNNIDDVTAKMKLNDVKYYKGKEIFDFQNSELNIVETKGEKDLVLNSIIADAHLNGKFKPAEVALCLNDLVANYLPSYVPRLEEPLEINKLHSKKYVEHLQNFSFDVKFKNTNVATRAFLPSLSVSSPAFINGNYDEEKNNFSFSSSFPQVDVTGYKFEKCNIEAKTKNDMLSFNTSIHRIALADSVWIDSVKITSEIKNDSLNFLLNWKNNTAVKYEGNIPGYVSFAEKPKIKLKILPAIIVLADSVWKINSDNEIVKDSSFISIKNLEFISGKQRIKVEGNISHVKEDQLYFILSSFALSNLNPALKGSGFSIYGTISGNTSLSNLYEQPVFGSSIEIQKLKMNNELIGDGNLSSIYDGKKRAVNFNGNFQRDDAGSVKLSGNYFPFKKDSSIEAEADVRDFHLEFFEPFLKENFENIKGNASAELKISGTPAQPKLNGIVRTNVKNIHVNYLGTDYHFEGEIPVEPNSFDFSNITFYDVNNNSADVINGKIYHDNFKKLQLDIDLSTDKFLVLNTTEKDNSTYYGKFFATGIANVFGYLDNINLSATVKTDKAKNVFGKNEYTQLFIPLSSAGEIKETGFISFVKNDTSKIKQPKYKINTTGFTMDLKLDATPDAQAQLIFDEKVGDIIKAKGKGNIEMLINEFGDFKMFGDYTVEEGDYLFTLKNVVNKKFRIENGGVIRWAGDPSQAEINMNAIYQVRSSLSPLFHDYEQTEATKKRYPVDLVMNLSGKLLSPDINFDVRLPTVDDFTRQQAFDRFKNSDLEVNRQVFSLLFTNSFSPPPDMKSDESTAGGPGAGTVTSTEMLSNQLSNWLSQISNKFDVGVHYRPGDVVNKDEVQVALSTQLFNDKLSIDGSVANNPNTNSQNTSNIVGDINIDYKLTEDGKLRAKAFNKANEGNILDLQKGPYTQGVGIFYRHEFETIGELYKKFISKLKKKKEKS; this is encoded by the coding sequence ATGAAAAGTAAAGTTATCAAAAAAATATTCCGGTTTTTTCTTTGGTTCATTGGAATTCTCCTTCTTGTGTTTGTAAGTTTTTATTTTGCTTTGCGAAGCCCTGAATTTCAAACATGGGCAACGAACAGGATTGGCGGATATTTTTCCGGAAAATGGAAAACAACCGTGCGCGTGGAAGGCGTAAGCGTTGAACTCTGGAAAAAAATTGTGCTCGAAGGAGTTTATGTAGAAGACCAGCACCGCGATACGCTTCTGTATGCGGAAAAACTGAAACTTGATATTGGGAATTTCAACAGCGACAGCAATACCATTTTTGTGAACAATGTGATTTTTAAAAATGCAACCGTTAAACTGAAAAAATATATTGGCGACTCCGCTCTTAATCTTCAATTTATCATAGATGAATTTACATCGAAGGATACAACTAAAAAAGAAAAACAAAAATGGAATATCGGAATTGGCGGCATTGCGCTTGACAATATTCATTTTGCATATAAAACCGAAGAAGATACTTCTTACGCGAAGGGAATTAATTTTTCTGATTTGCGTGCGAATTCTATTTACGGAAAAATTTCAGATATAAAATTTGATGCAGATACTATTCGATGCAATATCCGGGAGTTTTCTTTAGAGGAAAAAAGCGGTTTCGTGCTTAAAGATTTATATACCGAAGCAAGCATCAGTTCTGTTAAATTAAATCTTGAGCACACAAAAATTTTTACCAACAACAGCCAGGTTACTGCAAATGTTTTTTTCAGTTACAATCATTATGATGACTTCAATCATTTTATTGACAGTATAAAAATAAAATCTCAATTCAATAGTTCAAATATTGAAATGGCAGACATAGCATATTTCGCGCATGACTTATTTGGAATGAAAAAAAGAATTTTCTTCAATGGAAAGGTTAGCGGAAGAGTGAGCGATTTGAAAGGAAAAAATATTTTACTTGCCATCGGAGACGAAACCAGTTTCATGGGAAATTTTACGATGACCGGACTGCCTGACATCAATCAAACGTTTATGAGTTTTGACGCAAAAGAATTGCGCACATCAAAAGAAGGCATAGAAAAAATTCCGCTGCCCCCGTTCAATGAAAATCATTCCATCGGACTTCCTTCTAATGTTTCACTTTTCGGAACGATAAAATTCAAAGGCAACTTCAGCGGCTTTTACAATGACTTTGTAACGTATGGAACTTTTAACACTGCCCTCGGTCAAATTTCCACAGACCTTTCCATGAAGAATGATTCTGCAAGCGGTTTGCCCATTTATCACGGGAAATTTTCATGCTATAACTTTAATCTTGGAAAATTTTTTGAAAGTGAAAAATATATCGGCATTGTTTCGATGAATGTAAATCTTAATGGCAAGGGTTTGCAAAAAGAAAATACAAATTTAACTATGGATGGAAAAGTGAGCAGCATTGGATTGAACGGATACGATTATAAAAACATTGATGTGAAAGGAAAATTTGCAAAAAGAAATTTTGATGGGATGCTTTCGGTTATGGATGAAAATCTGATTCTTGATTTTAACGGGAATATGGATTTCAGTAAAAGTCCCACGCGCATAAATTTTATTTCGGAAATTAAAAGAGCAAATCTTAATAAGATTAATATTTTAAAACAGGAAGAATATGCCGGCATCACTGCAAAAATTAATGTGGAGGCAGTTGGAAATAATATTGATGATGTTACCGCGAAAATGAAATTGAATGATGTGAAATATTATAAAGGAAAAGAAATTTTTGATTTTCAAAATTCAGAATTGAATATTGTGGAAACTAAAGGAGAAAAAGATCTTGTGCTGAATTCAATAATTGCCGATGCGCATTTGAATGGAAAATTCAAGCCGGCAGAAGTTGCCCTGTGTTTAAATGATTTGGTAGCAAATTATCTTCCATCGTATGTGCCTCGCCTTGAAGAACCACTTGAAATAAATAAACTGCATTCAAAAAAATATGTTGAGCATTTGCAGAATTTTTCTTTCGATGTCAAATTTAAAAATACAAATGTTGCCACACGCGCTTTTCTTCCTTCGCTTTCTGTTTCCTCGCCTGCTTTTATAAATGGAAATTACGATGAAGAAAAAAATAATTTTTCTTTTTCATCTTCCTTTCCACAAGTAGATGTTACGGGATATAAATTCGAGAAATGTAATATAGAAGCAAAAACAAAAAATGATATGCTGTCATTTAATACTTCCATTCATCGCATTGCATTGGCAGACAGCGTTTGGATTGACAGCGTTAAGATTACTTCTGAAATAAAAAACGATTCATTGAATTTTCTTTTGAATTGGAAAAATAATACTGCAGTTAAATACGAAGGAAATATTCCCGGTTATGTTTCTTTTGCTGAAAAACCAAAAATAAAATTAAAAATTCTTCCCGCCATTATTGTTCTTGCTGATTCTGTTTGGAAAATTAATTCAGACAATGAAATTGTAAAAGACTCTTCTTTTATAAGTATTAAAAACTTGGAATTTATTTCCGGCAAGCAAAGAATAAAAGTAGAAGGCAATATTTCGCATGTAAAAGAAGACCAGTTGTATTTTATTCTTTCCTCATTTGCACTCAGCAATTTAAATCCTGCGCTTAAAGGTTCGGGTTTTTCAATTTATGGAACCATATCCGGAAACACTTCTCTTTCCAATTTATACGAGCAGCCGGTTTTCGGAAGCAGTATTGAAATTCAGAAATTGAAAATGAATAATGAACTTATAGGAGATGGAAATTTATCGAGCATTTATGACGGTAAAAAACGTGCGGTGAATTTCAATGGAAACTTTCAGCGCGATGATGCGGGAAGCGTAAAACTTTCGGGAAATTATTTTCCGTTTAAAAAAGACAGCAGCATTGAAGCAGAAGCCGATGTGAGAGATTTCCATCTTGAATTTTTCGAGCCCTTCTTGAAAGAAAATTTCGAAAACATAAAAGGCAATGCATCGGCTGAATTAAAAATCAGCGGCACTCCTGCCCAACCGAAATTAAATGGAATTGTCAGGACAAATGTTAAAAATATTCATGTGAATTATCTTGGAACAGATTATCATTTCGAAGGTGAAATTCCTGTGGAGCCAAACTCATTTGATTTTTCAAATATTACTTTTTACGATGTAAATAATAATTCTGCGGATGTCATCAATGGAAAAATTTATCATGACAATTTTAAAAAACTTCAACTGGACATTGACCTGAGCACCGATAAATTTCTGGTGCTGAACACAACCGAAAAAGATAATTCCACTTACTACGGAAAATTTTTTGCTACCGGAATTGCAAACGTGTTCGGCTATCTTGACAATATTAATTTATCAGCAACTGTAAAAACTGACAAAGCAAAAAATGTTTTCGGAAAAAATGAATACACCCAATTATTCATTCCTCTTTCAAGTGCGGGTGAAATAAAAGAAACCGGATTTATTTCTTTTGTAAAGAATGACACCTCAAAAATAAAACAACCGAAATATAAAATAAATACTACCGGGTTCACTATGGATTTAAAACTTGACGCAACGCCCGATGCGCAGGCGCAATTAATTTTTGATGAAAAAGTAGGCGACATAATCAAAGCAAAAGGAAAAGGAAATATTGAAATGCTCATCAATGAATTTGGCGATTTCAAAATGTTTGGAGATTACACCGTGGAAGAAGGAGATTATCTTTTCACGTTGAAAAATGTTGTGAACAAAAAATTTCGAATTGAAAACGGAGGAGTGATTCGCTGGGCAGGCGACCCTTCACAAGCAGAAATAAACATGAATGCAATTTATCAGGTGCGCTCTTCGCTGTCTCCCTTGTTTCATGACTACGAACAAACCGAAGCCACAAAAAAAAGATATCCCGTTGACCTGGTGATGAATCTCAGCGGAAAACTTTTATCACCCGATATTAATTTTGATGTTCGCCTGCCCACCGTTGATGATTTCACCCGCCAGCAGGCATTCGATAGGTTTAAGAACAGCGACCTTGAAGTAAACCGCCAGGTTTTTTCTCTCTTATTCACAAATAGTTTTTCACCACCTCCTGATATGAAAAGCGATGAAAGCACTGCTGGCGGACCAGGTGCAGGAACTGTAACTTCAACTGAAATGCTTTCGAATCAGTTGAGCAACTGGCTTTCACAAATCAGTAATAAGTTTGATGTGGGCGTGCATTATCGCCCGGGCGATGTGGTGAATAAAGATGAAGTGCAGGTTGCTCTTTCCACGCAATTGTTTAACGATAAGCTAAGCATTGATGGAAGCGTTGCAAACAATCCGAATACAAATTCTCAAAATACTTCAAACATAGTAGGAGATATAAATATTGATTATAAACTCACTGAAGATGGAAAACTAAGAGCAAAAGCATTTAACAAAGCGAACGAAGGAAATATTCTCGATTTACAAAAAGGACCCTATACGCAGGGAGTCGGAATTTTTTACAGGCATGAATTTGAAACCATAGGAGAATTGTATAAAAAATTTATAAGCAAACTAAAAAAGAAAAAAGAAAAATCCTGA